In one window of Desulforhabdus amnigena DNA:
- the pheT gene encoding phenylalanine--tRNA ligase subunit beta — translation MIVSLKWLHNYVDVPLSVEELIHRLTMVGLEVEGVSELNPHLKGVVAARVETVRPHPRADRLHLCDVSDGQKVYQVVCGAPNVKEGIVAPLALPGTQMPNGMTLQETKLRGELSQGMLCSQKELGLGEDAGGIWHLPDDLPLGVPLSKALDIEDTIVEVSITPNRGDCLSMLGIAREVSAICGTPLRYPDSSVQEKGPRIENLASVTIDDPVGCPRYAARVVEGITIGPSPRWLKESLEAVGLRSINNIVDVTNYILMEMGQPLHAFDFDSLRENRIVVRKAKAGERFTTLDGVERVLFDDTLLICDGVGPVAIAGIMGGLDSEITAETTRVLIESAYFQPVCIRRTGKKIGLRSESSYRFERGVDPEGVLRALDRAARLMVEVGGGEIATGRIDVYPNPIEKPVLTLRVDRTNRYLGTELEASQMAQVLKSIEMEVKQLNENELQVISPSFRPDITREVDLTEEVARLVGYDKIPVTYPKADVCAAPLDAHFRIRQEAKNLLQGFGFFEVLNYSFISQESLRRLKFSADDPRLNPVPVKNPLSEDQGVMRTSLIPGLLQTARHNFGHRNEDLRIFELSKVFLPREGELLPFEPHHLAGLMAGKRDPHLLYGGEAEVEFTDVKGVVESVLELFFLNELRFVAKDLPPYLDPSLSASVFCSGECIGALGRLRPEVAESFDLKRNIFTFELDFDKTYSFKRSQPMFRSLPKFPSVARDMALIVDENLPVQEPLDFIGKQEEPLLERVDIFDIYRNPQWGGKQKSVGYRLVYRSADRSLTDEEVNEIHNRLVQKVLDVFHATLR, via the coding sequence ATGATCGTCAGTCTAAAGTGGCTCCATAATTACGTGGATGTACCCCTATCCGTTGAAGAGTTGATTCACCGCCTGACCATGGTCGGCCTTGAAGTGGAGGGCGTCAGTGAACTGAATCCCCATTTGAAGGGAGTGGTGGCTGCGCGTGTCGAAACGGTGCGACCTCACCCGCGCGCTGACCGGCTGCATCTCTGTGATGTTTCGGATGGACAGAAAGTCTATCAGGTGGTGTGTGGCGCGCCCAATGTAAAAGAGGGCATCGTTGCTCCTCTGGCTCTCCCCGGAACTCAAATGCCCAATGGAATGACGCTGCAGGAAACCAAGCTTCGTGGTGAGCTGTCCCAGGGCATGCTTTGCTCTCAGAAGGAGTTGGGACTCGGAGAAGACGCCGGCGGCATCTGGCACCTGCCCGACGACCTTCCCCTGGGGGTTCCTTTGTCCAAGGCCCTGGATATTGAAGACACCATTGTTGAGGTCAGCATCACTCCCAACCGTGGTGATTGTTTGTCCATGCTGGGCATTGCTCGTGAAGTTTCGGCCATCTGCGGAACGCCCCTCAGATATCCTGACTCCTCTGTGCAGGAGAAAGGGCCTCGTATCGAGAACCTCGCTTCAGTGACCATAGACGATCCGGTGGGATGTCCCAGATACGCAGCGCGCGTTGTCGAGGGCATCACGATCGGTCCCTCTCCCCGTTGGCTGAAGGAAAGTCTGGAAGCCGTCGGCCTTCGATCCATCAATAATATCGTGGACGTCACCAACTACATTCTTATGGAAATGGGCCAGCCACTGCACGCCTTTGATTTCGATAGCCTGCGCGAGAATCGAATCGTCGTGCGTAAAGCCAAAGCGGGCGAGCGTTTTACCACCCTCGACGGCGTTGAACGGGTTCTTTTTGATGATACCCTGCTCATCTGCGACGGCGTCGGACCCGTAGCCATTGCCGGAATCATGGGGGGGCTGGATTCGGAAATCACGGCAGAAACCACGCGCGTGCTCATCGAAAGCGCCTATTTTCAGCCCGTCTGCATCCGGCGGACGGGGAAAAAGATCGGATTGCGCTCGGAGTCGAGTTATCGGTTTGAACGCGGGGTCGATCCGGAGGGAGTGCTTCGGGCATTGGACCGTGCAGCTCGATTGATGGTTGAAGTGGGTGGCGGTGAGATTGCCACGGGGCGCATCGATGTTTACCCCAATCCCATTGAAAAACCGGTCTTGACCCTGCGGGTGGATCGCACCAATCGTTATCTCGGAACCGAACTCGAAGCTTCGCAGATGGCTCAGGTGCTGAAGAGCATCGAAATGGAAGTGAAGCAGTTGAATGAAAACGAGTTGCAGGTGATTTCACCCTCATTCCGCCCGGACATAACGCGGGAAGTGGACTTGACGGAGGAAGTGGCCCGTCTGGTGGGTTACGACAAAATTCCTGTGACTTACCCCAAAGCCGATGTCTGTGCGGCCCCCCTTGATGCGCATTTCAGGATTCGTCAGGAGGCGAAGAACCTTCTGCAGGGGTTCGGCTTTTTCGAGGTGCTCAATTATTCGTTTATTTCCCAGGAATCACTGCGCAGGCTGAAGTTCTCGGCCGATGACCCGCGGCTCAATCCTGTTCCCGTGAAGAATCCGCTCAGCGAGGATCAGGGAGTGATGCGGACCTCTTTGATTCCCGGTCTCCTGCAGACGGCGCGGCACAACTTCGGCCATCGGAATGAAGATCTGAGGATATTTGAGTTGAGTAAGGTCTTCCTTCCCAGAGAAGGGGAGCTTCTGCCCTTTGAACCCCACCATCTCGCAGGACTCATGGCTGGAAAACGCGATCCCCATCTCCTCTATGGCGGAGAAGCCGAAGTGGAATTCACTGATGTGAAAGGGGTGGTCGAAAGCGTTTTGGAACTGTTCTTTTTGAATGAATTACGGTTTGTCGCGAAAGATCTGCCCCCTTATCTGGATCCTTCCCTTTCTGCGTCGGTTTTTTGCTCCGGGGAATGTATCGGAGCTTTGGGGCGCCTTCGCCCCGAAGTGGCGGAATCCTTCGATCTCAAAAGGAACATCTTTACGTTTGAATTGGACTTCGACAAGACCTACTCCTTCAAGCGATCTCAACCCATGTTCCGGAGTCTGCCGAAGTTCCCTTCCGTAGCCAGGGATATGGCTCTCATTGTGGATGAAAACCTCCCCGTTCAGGAACCTCTGGATTTCATCGGGAAACAGGAAGAGCCTCTTCTGGAGCGGGTCGATATTTTCGATATCTATCGGAATCCT